The genome window GTCCGGCGCGCCGTCGCCATTGAAGTCCGCCACCGACAGGCCGCCGGGGGCAACCCCCGCGTAGAACGAGGCCCGCCACTGCGGGCTGCGCTGCGCGGGCCCACCTGACGACACCGGAGGCTGGCCGGCATCCGGCGTGGAGGTCCCTCCATCCGTGCCGCCGCCCGTGCCCGGGGTGCCGCCGTCGTTGCCCGGGGTGCCCGCGTCCGTTCCACCGTCCTCGCCGGGAGGGTTGCCGCCGCCGCCGTCCGGCACGCCCGAGTCCACGACTGGCGGGGGGCCGGCATCGGGAGGCGGCTCCACGACGACCTGCCCCGAGTCGGGAGCCCCGGTTCCCGAGTCGGGCACCTGCGAAGGAGCCGGGTCCGGCGCGGGGGGCTCTTCTGTCGTCTTCTCCCCACCCTCGCCGCAGCCCACCGACAGCACCAACCCCAGCGAGCACGCATACACGCGCGCCACGCGCCTCCACACCCCTGCCCACTTCATCTGCCACTCCCTCTCGACCGGCCCCGTGCAGCAGGTGTGCACGTGCCACCAGCTGTGCAAGCGCTGACAGCAAGCTCGCCCACCCGTCCGTTGCCACTTCCCAACTCACGCCCCCGCACCTACGCGCCGCGGTGCGGGCCTGCCCTGGCTGGGCACTTCCCTTCCCTGCCCCCGCTGGAAACACGAAGGGCCTCCACATCCTCGGGGAAGAGGACGGGAGGCCCTGCGTGCTCCACGGCTAGCGGAGCGAGGCGCTACTGCTTCGCGGGCTCGTCATGGTCCGCCACGTCCTCCAGGCGGTCCGCGGGAGGCAGCGTCGTCGAGCGCAGCAGCCCCTCGGGGGCCCGCGTCGGGTCGTCCACGGGGCCGGGCGCGGTCTCCATCGCCTGGGCCTTCAGGGCCGACGTCGACGCCGTGGTGGCCGCCGTCGCCAGCGTCTTGGTCAGCGTGAGCGTGTCACGCACCGCGCCGGTGGAGGAGATGAGCTTCGCGGTCAGCGTGCCGCCGTCCACCACCACGTCCATGAAGCCGTACACGGTGTTGTCGCGGAAGGCCGTCCACGAGGGCTGCGAGGCCGGGAAGGCGCGCAGCGTGGCGCCGCCGCTGCCCACCACCACGTAGGGAATGCCACGCGTGCCGGCGGGGGCCACGGCGTCGCCCTTCATGGGCTTGCTGCGCTCGTAGTTGTGGTCATGCCCGGTGAGCACGAGGTCCACGTTGTACTTCTCGAGGATGGGGCCGTAGTTGCGCCGCATGGAGAGCTGCGAGCCGTGCTCGCCGCTGGACCAGGGCGGATGGTGGAAGAAGACGACCTTCCAGGGCTGGGTGGTGGCCGCCAAGTCCTGCTCCAGCCACGCCTTCTGCGCCACCGTGGTGCAGCGGTCGGCGGTGGCCAGGCCGATGGCGCAGTTGGAGTCGAGTGCCACGAAGTGCACGTTGCCCCAGTCGAACGAGTAGTAGCGCTCGGTCTTCGCGGGGTTGTTGGTGGGCAGGTAGAAGTTGTCCAGGTACGGCTGCCCCTGGTCCGTCACGTACTCGTGGTTGCCCAGCGAGGGGAACACCGGCACCTCGCGCAGCAGGCTCGCCATGGGGGTGAACATGCGGTCCTGGAACTCCTGCTCGGTGCCGGAGGAGTAGGCGTTGTCCCCCAGCGCCACCAGGAACTCGCCGCGCCACTCCGGCCTGTTCATCATCGCCATGACGGCCTTCTGCGAGGAGCCGCCGGTGCCGAAGTCACCCATGGTGGTGAAGCGCACGCGCGGCGTGCCCGGCACGGACGCGGTGCGGAAGCTGCGCAGGCCGGTGACGGAGCCGCACGCCTCCACGCTGTAGCCGTACGTGCGGCCCGGCAGCAGGCCGTCCAGCTTCACCGCGTGCCGCCAGCCCGCGACGGTGGCGGTGGCGGTGCGCGACAGGGTGGTGCCCTCGCCGAAGCGCACGAAGGGCGTGCAGGACACGCCCGAGCGGAAGGCGACGATGGCGCTCGTGCCGCTCACGCTCTGGAGGTACGGCAGGCGGGGCAGCACCGGCCCCGAGTCCGACGTGGGCACCGTGGGCGGAGGCGTCGTGGTCTGCTCACCGCAGGCCCGCGACTCGGTGATGGAGGCCCAGTCATTCACCGTGTTGCCGTTGACGGTGATGCGCACGTAGCGGGCCTGCCGCGCGCTGAAGGCGTACGTCTGCGCCGCCGTGTTCAGGGCGCTCGTCGCCGCGTACGCCTGGGTGAAGGTGGTGCCATCCACCGAGGTGGAGATGACGAAGTGGTTCTGCCGCTCGTTGGCGCGGTGCCACACCACGGTGGTGCCGGCAATCGACTGGGACGAGCCCAGGTCCATGTTGAGCCAGGCGCCCTTGCCGGGTCCGCTCCAGCGGGTGTCCAGGTTGTCGTCCTGGGAGTTGGCGGCGACGCTGCCGGCACCGTCATCACCGCTGGCCGTGACGGACGCGGTGGTGAGGATGCGGCAGCCGGGGGCCGTCAGCGCGGCCGCGGCGCCACGGAAATCGGGCGCGGGCAGGTCGACGGGAAAGTCCTGGTCGAGAGGGGTGGGTGGCGCATCGCAGCCAGCAGCGGCGGCGAGCAGCGCACCCAACAGAAACGAAGAAGGGAGGAAGCGGTTGCGCATGGTGGGAGCCCAAACGGTGTTTACCAGCCGACATTCCTTTCTGTGAGTCAGGCCCGCCTCGCCAGGCCGCCCTCCTGGCGAGGGAGCACGACCCGCGGCTCCAGAAAGACGAAGGGCCTCCACGCCCCCCTGAGAGCAGGAGAGCGGGGAGGCCCTGGACTGGCCGGCCGGCGGTGCGGCTACTTCTTCACCGTGTCGAGCGCCTGCGCGAGGTCGTCGATGAGGTCCTGCGCGTCCTCGATGCCCACGGACAGGCGGATGAAGCCGTCGGCGATGCCGAGCTTCTCGCGCGTCTCCTTCGGCACGGAGGCGTGGGTCATGATGGCCGGGTGCTCGATGAGCGACTCCACGCCACCGAGCGACTCGGCGCAGGCGAACACCTTCACCGTCTTGAGGAAGGTGCGCGCGGCCTCCAGGCCGCCGTGGATGTCGAAGGTCAGCATGCCGCCGAAGCCCTTCATCTGCTGGCGCGCGAGCTGGTGCTGCGGGTGCGTCTCCAGGCCCGGGTAGGTGACCTTCTTCACCTTCGGGTGGGTGGCGAGGAACTGCGACACCTTCATCGCGTTCTGCGCGTGGCGGTCCATGCGGACGTGGAGCGTCTTCACGCCGCGCAGCACGAGGAAGCTGTCGAAGGCGCCGGACACGCCGCCCACCGCGTTCTGGAGGAAGTACATCCGCTCGGCGACGTCATCGCGGCTGGTGCAGACGAAGCCGCCCACCACGTCGCTGTGGCCGTTGAGGTACTTGGTGGTGGAGTGCGCCACCACGTCGAAGCCGAGGTCCAGCGGGCGCTGGAAGTACGGCGTCATGAAGGTGTTGTCGGCGACGGAGAGGATGTTGCGCTTCTTGGCGACCTCGGCGATGCGCGCCAGGTCGATGAGCTTGAGCATCGGGTTGGTGGGCGACTCCACCCACACCATCTTCGTCTTCGGCGTAATCGCCGCCTCGAAGCTCTCCGGCTTCGACAGGTCGACGAAGGAGAAGTTGAGGCCGGAGCGCTTGAAGACCTTGTCGAAGAGGCGGAAGGTGCCGCCGTACACGTCATCCGAGACGACGACGTGGTCGCCGGCGTCCAGCATGTGCATCAGCATGTCCGTGCCCGCCAGACCGGACGCGAAGGCAGCGCCGTACTTCGCCCCCTCGAGCGCGGCCAGGCAGTCCTGGAGCGCCTTGCGGGTGGGGTTCTGCGTCCGGCTGTACTCGTAGCCCTTGTGCTCCCCGGGGCCGTCCTGGACGTAGGTGGAGGTCAGGTAGACGGGGGTCATGATGGCGCCCGTCGTGGGGTCCGGCTCCTGGCCGGCATGAATGGCAAGCGTGTCGAAGCGCATGGGCGGGGAACTAACACAGCCCCTCGGGCCACGCACCAGGACCGCCGTGCCCCCTCCCCGGCTACTCGAACTTCCCGTGCCGGCCCGCTCCCATGGCGAAGCGGGTGGCGCCGCCGATGGACTCCGTCTGCACCACCTGGACGCCCCGCTCGAACTCCTGACGCAGTGCTTCCTCGATTCCCAGGCCGGCCTGCAGGTAGGCCGAGGCCCGGTCCGCGTTCATGCAGGCCTGGGGGAAGGCGGCGACTTCACGGGCCAGGGCCTCGGCTGCTTCCAGGGCCTGCCCCTTCGGCACCACGCGGTTGACCAGGCCCATGGCCAGCGCCTCCTGCGCGTGCACGGGCCGTCCGGTGAGGATGAGGTCCATGGCGCGCGACAGGCCGATGAGCCTGGGCAGCCGCACCGTCCCACCGTCGATGAGCGGCACGCCCCAGCGCCGGCAGAAGACGCCCAGCACGGCGTCCTCCTCGGCCACGCGCAAGTCACACCACAGCGCCAGCTCCAGCCCGCCGGCCACCGCGTGCCCGGAGATGGCGGCGATGACGGGCTTGCCCAGCACCATGCGCGAGGGGCCCATGGGGCCGTCCCCCTCCACGGCGAGCCGGGGCAGCCGCCCCTCGGCAACGGCCTTGAGGTCCGCGCCCGAGCAGAAGGTGCCGCCCGCGCCGTACAGCACGCCCACGCGCGAGTCGGGGTCCGCGTCGAAGGCGCGGAAGGCGGCCGACAGCTCCTGCGCGGTGGGGCCGTCCACGGCGTTACGCACCTCGGGACGGTGGAGGGTGACGGTGGTGACGGGGCCGTTCTTCGCGATGCGCACGCTCATGGAGCGAGCCTGTCACCCGGGGCACCGGGGCGCTACAGGTCGACGATGAGCAGTGTTCCCTGGCTGCCCGCCCGCACGGTGTGCGGGGCGTGGGCCTCCACGAGGTACAGCTCGCCCGGGCGCACGGTGACGGGGGTGCCGGAGACGGTCAGCTCCATCAAGCCCTCCAGCACCAGCAGGGCCTCGTCGTACGGATGGCGCTCCTCTTCAACGGGCAGCGCGTCCATGCGCAGCACCTTCACGTTCGCCTGACCGACATGGCCCAGCACGCGCGAGCGCCACGCCTGGGGCAGCGCGGCGGCTTCCGACAGCAGGTTCAACAGGGGCATGGACGCTCGGTATCCGCGCCGCGCCTCCGGGGCAAGACGCGCAGCGGCACTTTCCGCGCTGTGCCGGTGCGCATGGGCCGCTTCTGTATCGCGTTCAGGACTCGCTCACTTCGAGCGGGGCTCCAGCTTCATGACGAGCTCCTGCGCCGGAGTCTGCCCATCCAGCGAGGCGCGAACCGAGGCGAGCCGCCAGATCCGGTCGCCCCCGCTCAGCGGCGGCACCTGGATGACCTGGAACGTGAGCGTCCGTCCATCGAAGGCCGGGTAGCGGAGCGTGGCCTCCAGTCCCCTGTCCTGCAGCACCGACGTGCCGACATCGCCCGGGCAGACCACCCGGCCGAGCCTGTGCTCGCTGGCGAAGGCCTGGGCGAGGTCCGCCGGGTTGGCTGTCGCGGCGGCACGGAGTGTCTCCGGTTCGAGCGTTGCCAGCAGCTCGTCCAGGGTATCGAAGAGCTCGTCCGTGCCCTCTTCCGGGCTGCGCCACGCCCACCCCTGCAGCAGGGTCTCCGAGGAACCGTCGTACCGCCCGTCATGCCGGTACGCATGGACGTGAACGAGGTCGCGTGCCCCCACGGTGGCGTAGCGCCGCACGTTGAAGCGGCGGTGCCACTTCCGGTCGTCGTCGTCTTCTTCAGCCATTCGTCGAGGAGTTGAGCAGCACCGCGGGCGCGGCGCCAGGGACGGGGCGCCGCAGCCCCTGGTTCCCGTCAGCGGAACCGGCGGAAGAAGGTGCGCACGTCGCCGATGAAGAGGTCCGGCACCTCCGTGGCGGCGAAGGTGCCGCCGCGCTCGTACTCCGCCCAGTGCACAAGGTTCGGGTTGATGCGCTCGCCGAACCGGCGGATGGGCCGGAGGATGTCCTTGGGGAACACCGCCACGCCGGTGGGCACCGGGGCCGTCACCACGCCCTCCTTCGCGCCCTCCTCCTCGTGCGTGTCCGGCGTCTCCACGAAGGAGCGCGCCGCCGAGTTCGCCGTGTTCGTCAGCCAGTACAGCATCACCTGCGTGAGGATGCCGTCCCTCCCCATTGCTTCGTCCGGCCCGTGCGCGCAGTCGGTCCACTCCTTGAACACGCCGACGAACCACGCGAGCTGCCCCACCGGCGAGTCCGCCAGCGAATAGCCCAGCGCCTGCGGCCGCGAGGACTGGATGAGCTTGTAGCCGTACAGCTCCTTCATGTAGTGGCCCATGAAGCCCAGCCGCTGCTGCTCCACGTCGCTCAGTCCCTCCAGCTCCGCGGGGTCACCGGACGGAAACGTAATCATCCCGTTGGTGTGCAGGCCGATGACCTGCCTGGGCGCCACCAGGCTGAGCTCGCGCGAAATCCACGTGCCCCAGTCGCCGCCCTGCGCGCCATACCGCTCGTAGCCGAGCCGGCGCATCAGCTCCGCCCAGGCCCGGGCGATGCGCGTCGCACCCCAGCCCAGCTCCCGCGTGGGTCCGGACAGGCCGAACCCCGGCAGGGACGGAATCACCAGGTGGAACGCGTCCGCGGAGCTGGCTCCATGCGCGCGCGGATTCGTGAGCGGCCCGATGACGTCCAGGTACTCCGCCGGGGAGCTGGGCCAGCCGTGGGTGATGAGCAGCGGCACCGCGTGCGGCTCGGGCGAGCGCACGTGGAGGAAGTGGACGTCCTGCCCGTCAATCGTCGTGGTGAACTGCGGATGCGCGTTGAGCCGCGCCTCCTGCGCGCGCCAGTCGTAGGCCGTGCGCCAGTACTCGACCAGCTCCTTCAGGTAGCCGAGCGGCGGGCCATGGGACCAGCCGAGGCCGGGCACCTCGTCCGGCCAGCGCGTCCTCGCGAGGCGGCCCCGCAGGTCGTCCAGGTCGG of Pyxidicoccus xibeiensis contains these proteins:
- a CDS encoding cupin domain-containing protein, with the protein product MPLLNLLSEAAALPQAWRSRVLGHVGQANVKVLRMDALPVEEERHPYDEALLVLEGLMELTVSGTPVTVRPGELYLVEAHAPHTVRAGSQGTLLIVDL
- a CDS encoding epoxide hydrolase family protein, whose amino-acid sequence is MNPSLDETKTLRPFRIDIPQADLDDLRGRLARTRWPDEVPGLGWSHGPPLGYLKELVEYWRTAYDWRAQEARLNAHPQFTTTIDGQDVHFLHVRSPEPHAVPLLITHGWPSSPAEYLDVIGPLTNPRAHGASSADAFHLVIPSLPGFGLSGPTRELGWGATRIARAWAELMRRLGYERYGAQGGDWGTWISRELSLVAPRQVIGLHTNGMITFPSGDPAELEGLSDVEQQRLGFMGHYMKELYGYKLIQSSRPQALGYSLADSPVGQLAWFVGVFKEWTDCAHGPDEAMGRDGILTQVMLYWLTNTANSAARSFVETPDTHEEEGAKEGVVTAPVPTGVAVFPKDILRPIRRFGERINPNLVHWAEYERGGTFAATEVPDLFIGDVRTFFRRFR
- a CDS encoding cystathionine gamma-synthase, which translates into the protein MRFDTLAIHAGQEPDPTTGAIMTPVYLTSTYVQDGPGEHKGYEYSRTQNPTRKALQDCLAALEGAKYGAAFASGLAGTDMLMHMLDAGDHVVVSDDVYGGTFRLFDKVFKRSGLNFSFVDLSKPESFEAAITPKTKMVWVESPTNPMLKLIDLARIAEVAKKRNILSVADNTFMTPYFQRPLDLGFDVVAHSTTKYLNGHSDVVGGFVCTSRDDVAERMYFLQNAVGGVSGAFDSFLVLRGVKTLHVRMDRHAQNAMKVSQFLATHPKVKKVTYPGLETHPQHQLARQQMKGFGGMLTFDIHGGLEAARTFLKTVKVFACAESLGGVESLIEHPAIMTHASVPKETREKLGIADGFIRLSVGIEDAQDLIDDLAQALDTVKK
- a CDS encoding metallophosphoesterase, translated to MRNRFLPSSFLLGALLAAAAGCDAPPTPLDQDFPVDLPAPDFRGAAAALTAPGCRILTTASVTASGDDGAGSVAANSQDDNLDTRWSGPGKGAWLNMDLGSSQSIAGTTVVWHRANERQNHFVISTSVDGTTFTQAYAATSALNTAAQTYAFSARQARYVRITVNGNTVNDWASITESRACGEQTTTPPPTVPTSDSGPVLPRLPYLQSVSGTSAIVAFRSGVSCTPFVRFGEGTTLSRTATATVAGWRHAVKLDGLLPGRTYGYSVEACGSVTGLRSFRTASVPGTPRVRFTTMGDFGTGGSSQKAVMAMMNRPEWRGEFLVALGDNAYSSGTEQEFQDRMFTPMASLLREVPVFPSLGNHEYVTDQGQPYLDNFYLPTNNPAKTERYYSFDWGNVHFVALDSNCAIGLATADRCTTVAQKAWLEQDLAATTQPWKVVFFHHPPWSSGEHGSQLSMRRNYGPILEKYNVDLVLTGHDHNYERSKPMKGDAVAPAGTRGIPYVVVGSGGATLRAFPASQPSWTAFRDNTVYGFMDVVVDGGTLTAKLISSTGAVRDTLTLTKTLATAATTASTSALKAQAMETAPGPVDDPTRAPEGLLRSTTLPPADRLEDVADHDEPAKQ
- a CDS encoding crotonase/enoyl-CoA hydratase family protein, with the protein product MSVRIAKNGPVTTVTLHRPEVRNAVDGPTAQELSAAFRAFDADPDSRVGVLYGAGGTFCSGADLKAVAEGRLPRLAVEGDGPMGPSRMVLGKPVIAAISGHAVAGGLELALWCDLRVAEEDAVLGVFCRRWGVPLIDGGTVRLPRLIGLSRAMDLILTGRPVHAQEALAMGLVNRVVPKGQALEAAEALAREVAAFPQACMNADRASAYLQAGLGIEEALRQEFERGVQVVQTESIGGATRFAMGAGRHGKFE